A window of Pan paniscus chromosome 10, NHGRI_mPanPan1-v2.0_pri, whole genome shotgun sequence contains these coding sequences:
- the EIF2S3B gene encoding eukaryotic translation initiation factor 2 subunit 3B, which yields MAGGEAGVTLEQPHLSRQDLTTLDVTKLTPLSHEVISRQATINIGTIGHVAHGKSTVVKAISGVHTVRFKNELERNITIKLGYANAKIYKLDDPSCPRPECYRSCGSSMPDEFPTDIPGTKGNFRLVRHVSFVDCPGHDILMATMLNGAAVMDAALLLIAGNESCPQPQTSEHLAAIEIMKLKHILILQNKIDLVKERQAKEQYEQILAFVQGTVAEGAPIIPISAQLKYNIEVVCEYIVKKIPVPPRDFTSEPRLIVIRSFDVNKPGCEVDDLKGGVAGGSILKGVLKVGQETEVRPGIVSKDSEGKLMCKPIFSKIVSLFAEHNDLQYAAPGGLIGVGTKIDPTLCRADRMVGQVLGAVGALPEIFTELEISYFLLRRLLGVRTEGDKKAAKVQKLSKNEVLMVNIGSLSTGGRVSAVKADLGKIVLTNPVCTEVGEKIALSRRVEKHWRLIGWGQIRRGVTIKPTVDDD from the coding sequence ATGGCGGGCGGAGAAGCTGGGGTGACTCTGGAGCAGCCGCACCTTTCGCGTCAGGATCTCACCACCTTGGATGTTACCAAGTTGACGCCACTTTCACACGAAGTTATCAGCAGACAAGCCACAATTAATATAGGTACAATTGGTCATGTAGCTCATGGGAAATCCACAGTCGTCAAAGCTATTTCTGGAGTTCACACCGTCAGGTTCAAAAATGAACTAGAAAGAAATATTACAATCAAGCTTGGATATGCTAATGCTAAGATTTATAAACTTGATGACCCAAGTTGCCCTCGGCCAGAATGTTATCGATCTTGTGGGAGCAGTATGCCTGATGAGTTTCCTACAGACATTCCAGGGACCAAAGGGAACTTCAGATTAGTCAGACATGTTTCCTTTGTTGACTGTCCTGGCCACGATATTTTGATGGCTACTATGCTGAACGGTGCAGCAGTGATGGATGCAGCTCTTCTGTTGATAGCTGGTAATGAATCTTGCCCTCAGCCTCAGACATCTGAACACCTGGCTGCTATAGAGATCATGAAACTGAAGCATATTTtgattctacaaaataaaattgatttggtAAAAGAAAGGCAGGCTAAAGAACAATACGAGCAGATCCTTGCATTTGTCCAAGGTACAGTAGCAGAGGGAGCTCCCATTATTCCAATTTCGGCTCAGCTGAAATACAATATTGAAGTtgtttgtgagtacatagtaaaGAAAATTCCAGTACCCCCAAGAGACTTTACTTCAGAGCCCCGGCTTATTGTTATTAGATCTTTTGATGTCAACAAACCTGGCTGTGAAGTTGATGACCTTAAGGGAGGTGTAGCTGGTGGTAGTATCCTAAAAGGAGTATTAAAGGTGGGCCAGGAGACAGAAGTAAGACCTGGTATTGTTTCCAAAGATAGTGAAGGAAAACTCATGTGTAAACCAatcttttccaaaattgtttcACTTTTTGCGGAGCATAATGATCTGCAATATGCTGCTCCAGGCGGTCTTATTGGAGTTGGAACAAAAATTGACCCCACTTTGTGCCGGGCTGACAGAATGGTGGGGCAAGTACTTGGTGCAGTCGGAGCTTTACCTGAgatattcacagaattggaaatttCCTATTTCCTGCTTAGACGGCTTCTAGGTGTACGCACTGAAGGAGACAAGAAAGCAGCAAAGGTTCAAAAGCTGTCTAAGAATGAAGTGCTCATGGTGAACATAGGATCCCTGTCGACAGGAGGGAGAGTTAGTGCTGTCAAGGCCGATTTGGGTAAAATTGTTTTGACCAATCCAGTGTGCACAGAGGTAGGAGAAAAAATTGCCCTTAGCCGAAGAGTTGAAAAACACTGGCGTTTAATTGGTTGGGGTCAGATAAGAAGAGGAGTGACAATCAAGCCAACAGTAGATGATGACTGA